Genomic window (Phaeodactylum tricornutum CCAP 1055/1 chromosome 3, complete sequence):
CCGATTATTTGTTGGTTTTGGACGACGATTCTTGGGTTAATATCGATCAATTGGAGGTGAGTCTTCCATCAATGTATCCAGCCAAAACTCCCTACGCTGTGGCGGGGTGTATGCTTCGCTCTCGGGTGCGGGAACACAATTTTACGTTTCCCTACGGAGGCTGGGGAATGATCTTTAGCCGATCCGCAATTGAAAACCTGATGAAACCTCTATTTTGCTACAACACTACCGACAGAATAGAGGATGAATTTCTGCGGTTAGCCTGTTGGCGTCTTTCGGAAAATTCTATTGGTGAGCAGAAAGTTTTTCGAGAAGGCATGAGTGTGGCGCAACTCATGCATGCATATGTGACGGATCAGCCATATCAGCAAGTCGATTCTTGGAATTCCGTTGGCTATTGCTTGCACAGCGACTGGGTTTGGGGATACTTTGCAAATTTTTATCACATTTCGGTGCATGCAAATACTCCTTATTTTTCTCAGGTTCTTGAGGATCGTTTACAAGGATTCAACGGTTCCGAGATATACACAGGAAGGCGAACACCGGCAAATGACCAACTAAGGCGAGAGTGCCGGAACGAAGGCGACGATATGTGTACGAAAAACTCTAATATTTGTCATTATGTGACTCCGCAGCATATGGAGAAACTGGCTTGGCAGCTCTCGCGCTAACAATAAGGAGAAAAGATAAGACTAGAGATTTGGTGGAACTGATCTTACAAAAAATTGTTGTAATAGCGAGACTAGCTAGTCAGCTGGAAATTTGCTGTATATATCTTGTTCCTTTGCCCTTGATTGAGATTTGGATTAGCGGCCGACCTGTTATAATAGTATCGATTCAAGCAAATGTAAGAATTTGTTTCTCACAACGCAAGATGCCGGAGAAAAGTTTGCTGTGTTGATGACAGTACACTTATCGATCGATTTTGGGAATCCGATTGTCGGGGGatgttgaaatctcgaccctcTCTCTGTATATTCCACGTAGAATAACAGTAATCTTCTCACAAGTTGACTAAACCTAAATTAGAGAGCATTTGCTCTTATCCTCTAAAGTGATTTCGCACGATCAACTTCGACCAACTCAttccttctttcttgctgattcGTTCCCATGTTGAACATATCTTGCTTCTTCACGTTCAATACTGTTTTCCTAAATGTGTATCTTGAATAGTTTCTCTCTCCACGTCAGACAGACGTGCGTCTCTAATGTATGCTCtcagtccgaagtacggacacatgactgacCGTCATATCACGACAGGGGGATTCCCTGAAAGAAGAAACTAATAGTCAAACAAAATGTAAATATGTGTTTTTATCGATGTCGAACAAATTTGTTTGATTGAACATACAATGTGACATTTGAtaaattaacagtaagtaatTGTCACGTCAGGATTCCGGGTATGCCTAACAAGCTTTCGAAATCCtcatactcacagtcagtcgatCATCTTTTATGTCACTGTGCTAATATTGTTTACACTTACATTAATGTAAAAGCCTCTGTCTCTCTAGA
Coding sequences:
- a CDS encoding predicted protein, which produces MHQATTLRLQGKRSRRAQSFNVAKTKIVIFFLSAFWLFSFVNHQSSLLSLHTPSHAEKWDPLSLASAAIVAQDPVGKGSRVPDQVDLLRAAAQTQLERHSKISIDIISVGSHARPIYQEAQERFFGPKDSVRNFFRITEEDDTEADCSSKLTTSQLEKVVTFCKSRSRVLGEEFFHLKQMATHYARVQWLNKKANAIGWLCAQKRPFDGLVKALGAYRAQGTPDYLLVLDDDSWVNIDQLEVSLPSMYPAKTPYAVAGCMLRSRVREHNFTFPYGGWGMIFSRSAIENLMKPLFCYNTTDRIEDEFLRLACWRLSENSIGEQKVFREGMSVAQLMHAYVTDQPYQQVDSWNSVGYCLHSDWVWGYFANFYHISVHANTPYFSQVLEDRLQGFNGSEIYTGRRTPANDQLRRECRNEGDDMCTKNSNICHYVTPQHMEKLAWQLSR